GAAGCAACGTGTGCGTGATGGCAAGAAAAAGATCAAAACATGGGACAAAATGAAGAAGGAGTTAAGGAGGAAATTTTTGCCGAATAATTATCGCCAAGATGCTTTTCTCAAATATCACAACTTCAGGCAGAAGGATCTATCTGTGGAAGACTACGTGGCTGAATTTGAAAATCTTATGATGCGATGCGATGTTTTggagccggaagaacaaactattGCTCGTTTTCTTGGAGGGCTACGATATGAAATTGGAAATGTGGTCCAATTGCAGCAATATTTGACATATAATGATGTATGTCAGTTGGCTCTCAAAGttgaaaaacaacaaaaaaaaatcgagTCATTTTGGGGGACGTTTCTCATCGGGTAGTGGTGCCTATAACCGAGGAAGTGCTTCTACTTCCAAGAACAGTCCAGCTATAAAAGACGTAAAACATAAATCTTTTACAAGTAAGGATGGTGGTGCTGCTAGTTTTGAAAAATCAAGTGGTCCAACTAATCAAAAAACTTGTTTCAAGTGCAAAGGGTTCGGACATTTTGCCGCTGATTGTCCAAATCGAAGAATCATTACTCTCGTTGAGGAAGAGtatgaagaagagaatgaagaGACAACACCAATTTACGATGAATGTAACGAGGAGGGAGATATCACTTATGAAGATTATGGGGAAGCTTTAGTAATACGGCGTATCCTCAACGCCACTTATGTTCCAGATGATTCATGGCttcgtaataatatttttcacacTAGATGCACGTCAAATGGCAAGGTGTGTGACATCATTGTCGATGGAGGAAGCTGCGAAAATGTTGTGGCTACAGCTATGGTGGAGAAGCTGCAATTAAAAACTGAAAATCATCCTCGACCTTACAAATTATCATGGCTTCGGAAAGGTAATGAAGTAAAGGTAAATAATCGATGTCTCGTTCAATTTTCTATTGGAGAAAAGTACAAAGATGAAGTTTGGTGTGATGTTATCCCTATGGATGTTTGTCATTTGCTTCTTGGAAGACCTTGGCAATTTGATAGGAAAACGCAACATGATGGATTCAAAAATACCTATACTTTTATAAAAGATGGcgagaaaataattttggggcCTTCAAGAATGAAGGACATTGTTAAGCCATCAAAGGAAGAAGGAAATAATTTGCTcgccaaatcacaatttgaggATGTAATGAATGAATCATTAGGGGCGTTTGCATTGGTGGTTTTGGAAGAAAACAAGGAAGATAATATTATTCCTCTACAAGTGCGACCTCTTTTACAAGAATTTGTTGATGTCGTACCTGAAGAGATTCCTACGGGTCTTCCTCCCATGCGAAATATTCAACATTGTGTAGATCTAATCCCTGGTGCGTCAATCCCAAATAAAGCTGCTTATAGAATGAATCATAAGGAATATGAAGAGTTGCAGCGACAAGTTGAAGACTTGCTGGCAAGAGGTCTTATACAAGAAAGTAAGAGTCCTTGTGCTGTGCCAGCACTTCTTGTGCCAAAAAAGATGGTTCGTGGCGTATGTGTGTTGATAGTAGGGCAGTGAATAAAATCACGATCAAATACCGTTTTCCTATTCCTCGCCTCGATGATCTCTTTGATCAACTTCACGGCTTCAAAATTGGTTCTAAGATTGATTTACGGAGTGGCTATCATCAAATTCGAATGCGGCCTGGAGATGAGTGGAAAACCGCTTTCAAGACCAGAGATGGTCTTTAcgagtggctggttatgccaTTTGGACTTTCTAATGCACCCTCTACATTTATGCGACTTATGAATCACATGTTTAAACCATTTATTGGGAAATTTGTTGTTGTCTATTTTGACGATATTCTTGTGTACAGCTCTAGTCCAGAAGAGCATTTAAATCATCTTCGACAAGTTTTTAGGGTGCTAAGAGAACAGAAGTTATATGCCAATTTGAAGAAATGTCACTTCTTCACTGACAGCCTCGTCTTTTTGGGCTACAATATTTCTTCCGACGGTATCAAGATGGATCGAGACAAGATTGAAGCTATCTTAAGTTGGCCAATCCCTAAGACTATTCATGATATTCGGAGTTTTCATGGCTTGGCTTCATTTTACCGCAGgtttatcaaaaattttagCACTATCATTGCTCCTATAACTGAATGTTTGAAAGGTGGTAGTTTCAAGTGGACGGAGAAAGCATTAAAAAGCTTTGAACTTCTCAAGAAAAAAATCACGGAAGCTCCAATTTTGCAACTTCCAGATTTCGGAAGGGTATTTGAAGTAGATTGTGATGCTTCTAACGTGGGGATCGGAGGAGTTCTTAGCCAAGAAGGCAGACCCATTGCTTTCTTTAGTGAGATGATGAATAACTCCCGACGCAATTATTCAACATACGACAAGGAGTTCTTTGCCCTTGTTCGTACCTTGGATCATTGGCAGCATTATCTACTACACAAGGAGTTTGTTCTCTTCTCGGATCATGAAGCATTGAAGTACTTGAATTCACAACAAAAGTTGAACCCGCGACATGGAAAATGGGTCGAGTTTCTGCAAGCATTCAATTTTGTGATCAAGCACAAGTCTGGCGTGCTAAATCGAGTGGCAGATGCTCTTAGTCGAAGACATTCTTTGTTGTCTACGTTGCAGTTACAAGTGCTTGAATTTGAGGTGATAAAAGATCTCTACAAAGATGATTTGTACTTCGGCAAAATTTGGGAGGAATCTTCAAAAGCTCCATTCAAGTTTTtcttgattgatgatgattatCTCTTTAAAGGTACATTATTATGTATTCCAGATTGTTCATTAAGGCTAACAATTATCGATGAGGCACACAACGGAGGTCTTGCGGGACACTTTGGAAGAGAAAAGACTCTTACACTCGTACAAGAAAATTTTTATTGGCCACGTATGGATCGAGATGTCAAGAAGTACATCGAGAGGTGCAGAGTGTGTCATATTGCTAAAAGTCATGGGCAAAATACGGGTTTGTACACACCTTTACCGGTACCATTATGTCCATGGGAAGATGTGAGTATGGACTTTGTTGTTGGGCTGCCACGCACTCAAAGGAACAAAGATTCGATTATGGTGGTCGTTGATCGGTTTTCAAAAATGGCGCACTTTATTCCTTGCATCAAAACAATGGATGCCACTCACGTAgctattctttattttaaagagATTGTGAGGCTTCATGGCATTCCAAAGACAATAACCTCTGATCGGGATTCGAAATTTATGAGCCATTTCTGGCGAACGCTTTGGAAGAAACTTGGAACTAAACTTCAATTTAGTTCTTCTCACCATCCACAAACTGATGGACAGACAGAGGTTGTAAATCGGAGCTTGGGAAACCTTTTGAGAAGTTTGATTGGAAAGAATCCTCGCCAATGGGATGAGGTTTTGGCTCAAGCAGAGTTTGCTTACAATCGATCATCGAGTCAAACTACCGGGTCAAGTCCGTTCGAGGTTGTTTATGGTAAGAATCCCATCACTCCCATAGATCTAGCTCCAATACCTATTACTCATCATATAAGCAAGGATGGAGAAGATCGTGCTAAGGATATTAAGCAATTGCATGAGAAAGTTCGTCAAGAAATTATCAAGCACAATGAGAAATATCAAAGGGTGACGAACAAGCATAGAAAGCGTTATGTTTTCAATGAAGGAGACTTGGTCTGGATTCACTTAAGAAAGGAGCGTTTTCCTCGAGGTCGAGATGGAAAATTACAGCCTCGAGCTGATGGTCCttttagaattttgaagaagattggtGATAATGCTTACAAGGTGGAGTTACCAGGAAACTATGATGTCTCAACCACGTTCAACGTTTCTGATCTTTCACCATACATTGATGACGAACAAGTTCCAGATTCGATGTCGAATCTTCTCCAACCCGGGGAGAATGATGCTGGAATTGGGAAGCCTCTGGAAGtcaagaagataagatcaaattatTGAAGAATTAATGAAGGGTGGTAGAATTCAAATAGTCACTTTTGGAGATCGACcgtcataatatttaattatctactaataaagtttatttacttCTTTTTGGAGAGTTGTTCCAACTTCTTAGTTTTGCCTATTTGTAGGCCTTTTTGTAATCGTGAGAGACAACTCACTTTTGATAATAATTACTTTGAGCTTTAAGCTTGTTTAGAAGTTTATCTTCTATTTTTCTTGCTCTAAACTCTTTTGGTGGATTCCTAGAGTGAAGAGTGTCGATTGATTTCTTGTGTTACTTCATATCTCTCTAATTTATCGGTGTCAATATCACCCTCACATTTTTGTTAGTAGTTTCAAAAACATTACCTACACCGCAAGATGTCACATTCACAGGGTCGCCTTCGGCCTTCGACCTTCGTCGTTGTTAGCACATAACTCACATTAGGCGACTCAGAAGGGCACAGAGAACCTTTGAAAATGCAATGAATGAATTTTCAGAACGAATTTTCAGAACAAATTTTAGTCAACATCGCaataatagtataaaataatttacaaagattttttttagcTATTTAAAGTTATATAGTTTTTCTCCAACTAAATAATCTAGAAAAAGTTAACAATTTAGAAAAAGTTAACAGGATATAGGATATATAGTAGCTCAATATTTCAGATCTCCACTCTAGATTTCTCAATTCAATCAACTTAGCGTCAGTCATAATCCACTATTTTCAATCAAGTTCTAAAGAAGACGATAATTTATTGACGTGGAAAACactcttacaaaaaaaattaaaaaataaataataataataatattgtaaattgaaaaatgaggaaaatgatAGACTTTTGTTAATGGTTAGAAATAAGGGGTTAAATCCGTCTTCTCGATATTTTATACGGTGGCGTGATCTGAATAACTTTCAAGTGAGATATTGTTACACTTTGTTCAATAAGGTTAGCCTCATTGATCTTTGTTGGAAAATTTTATCGGAGTCTAAGATGCTTACTAAGATCTCCTTTTTTGGTTGGAGTGTTATTTACAACAGAATTCTCACTAATGatagatgtatgaaaaaatgCATGATTTATGTGAGTTTATGTGTTATAAAAAGGTTGAGACAACTTCTCAcctacttttacattgtcacgttGTTACAAATATATGAAGTCTATTGTGAAATTTGACTGGAATACAATGAGTTATGCCGGAAACTGTTAGTGGTTATTGAGAGGCATGGATTGGGGCGACTAAAAATGCGAGACTTAGAATATGGGTCTCTATCCCTATAATATTTTGGTGGATTATCTGATTGGAAAGAAATCGAAGAACTTTTAACAATGAAAGTAGACCGTTAATGATTATTCACAATGTCATTATCATGACGATGTCGAAGATTAAATTCGGAACCTGTGAATTCGTGTGGAGATCTTATTGCCTTTCTTGAAGATCTTcaagtcaattaattattttaatataatcaatttgtacataactttttttcatgtcatgctTTTATCGTCGtacttaaacaattttttattaaatagattattttaaaaaaaataaaaataataataaaattgtatttccAAGTTGTAAATTAAGACTGATGAATTAATTAGTCATtcatacaaacaaacaaaaataaaaataataatttattaatccaaatttaatcctcaatttaatttatgtgTCATGTCCTTGAGTATCACAACTAATACTCTAGGTCCATTATATTTCAAACTCAATCTATATGATAAAGTTTAGATGCTTTAACATTTTTCGTGACATTAAAATATGTCAATGTCTTGATCCACTTGGCCCGCGTCTTCAAGAGATGAACCGCAATAGTGTTTGGCCACAAATCATGCGTACACGACGATGGCGGTTCGGGGTAGTTGTACATTGACCACTTAGCATTAAACCGGTTCTTTCCTCGACCACCAAAATGTAGCCAATCTCCAAAAACCCTATCCTCCGGACCATCCAAATGACTTTTAGGAATATCCGAATCCTTAATCCACTCAACTATATCCCAAGAAACCAAAAATCCCATACCCGACATGTAACGTTGAAAAGGATTCATACTACTACACGGAATAACATAACCATAGTATAAATCTTCCCTAGGCAAAGGCCTTAACGACTCCACCAAAGCATCTAGTCGAAAATATGTATCGTCATCGGCCTTCACAACGTAATGATAGGGCGGATATGGTTCAATATTGGAAGAGTCTTTAAACATATCGGGAAGGCTCGAGAAGTAAGTGTAGGTCTTTCCATTGTTCATGTTCTCTTTGCAATTCAATATGATGATATCGTCGTACCTCATGATCTCGAGCGATACTAgtatcttttgttcttcgttcgTGAGGTTGCAAAACACAAACTTGACATCTATCTTGGCGCCAATTGTGGATTGAGTGTTGTATACGAGTCGAAGGAAGTTGCGACGTTGATATTGTTCGGCTACGGTGGAGATCCCTAGGAGTATTCGAATTTCTTCTTCGGTTTCGGAGGTTGGAGCCGAGGCATTGATGTGGATCGAGGGCAATATTGGGACGTAATTGGAAATTATCGAGGATTTTCCGAAATCTAAGAGGTTTTCGAAGAAGAAACGGTTGATGACGACGAAAGTAGAAAGGATGAGAATGAAGAGAAAGGTGGTGAGGATGAATCCACGAGCCATATTTTGGTTGAAGAAgttatgaagaagaagatgatgggAAATTgagtattaatttaattgtttccGCAATTGAAGATCGATTAACTTTTTGTTCTTGAAGCAAGGCCATGCCGTGAGATGAGCACCAgctttcaaatatttaaaatttattaatttttggtCAACTTCTctatttcattattataaaaatctaaaatagtattgaaatatttttgtattttaaacatttaaacatTACATGAAATGTTCAAAAATGTCATGAATTATTATGAATTCCCGAGTTAGTCGATTTTGTGGGCCATAAATATTTATGTAGTTGtgagttttgttttgttttgagataATAGATATTTGTTAGTTTATTTTTGTGATAACATATGtttgtgattttttatatttattggataggttttaaataatttattagaatcATGTTATAATTTAAACTGAACAATTTTGCAATGGGTTTTCAacattatattacaaaatttgtgatttaatagattaataaaatatatttagttatttttaaattaatttgtatgtaGTAGTCAGAAAGTGTTTAGACTGAAGCTTGAGGTTTTCGAGTTCTCCTTTCTAGCTTACACCctctataaaatttataaagaaaaaaaatgattatatgattatattatatatataattttgatgagTAATTCTTGCCATAATTATCGAGTTCTTCTCAAATAAGTTTGCCTCAACAAATTATAGAatcattcaatatttttattgaaaattttaataacaatttgATGTCTAAATCAATCAATTGTTTATTCTGTAGATGTTATTTTgcaatattatttactaattaattttttatatgtaatttttaattaaattaatgaaaattaattcatcccatatatatatatatatatattttaatttgattttaaaaagttttcaaTGAATGAGTTTGATTCAATTTATACTCAATTTTATTGGCTCCATCATATTCATCAGAGAATAGATTTAAAGACACCGGTGAAAAAGGGGTAAaaaacgagagtaaaaactttcggttttgaccctataacctTCGGTATAGACCCAATACCGAAAGTTTAGGTAACTCTCGTCATCcttcggtattgactctttcgttaaaaacaattgggcgtttatcgagagatatcgtagagttttcggtttagacaCCCGAGAGTAAAATCGAGAGTTAATTGtttgatattaaaattatgtttaaatgaaaaatgtgtttgattataactTGTGCATTAATTTATcacacaaaattattataatgaattattacGCAAATAGTAAAcacaaaagataaaaaatatatcgaaCATGTCTATAATTGGATTAGCATAGAGAATATATGACATTCTCATCTTTGTTAAAAGTGGCTGTGGTAACAGTAAGTACGGttagattttgatttgaatgaaaaatttcATTTAGAGAAGGAATATATTCATttcattgaaataaaataaaataaaatcatttaagcaattagaaaaaatatatatatattaaaataactgcAAGCAAACAATGccaaaaaattcaaactttgcTTGCTTAATGATCACTCTTCATCCATTGACCATCTCCTTATAATAAtttactctatttttttaacatttgatttaaTTTCCATGTAAAAATTTATTCTTTCATAATTAATGTAACAACTTATTTGGgaaatcaaactaaaaaattatatgtttattaatattgaCTCAATCttattatgtataaaaacaCTTAGAATACAAACTTGCATTCACCCGGAAAGCCTTTGGAAAAACGTTTGGCATCTGCACAATAATTGTAAATCATGTACTTGTTTTGAACCGACTTTAGTTTTTGAATATTTGTTCCATCTAATTGCTGGTTAAGCCAACTCGATCCCTTGTTTGATGATGGGCAAGACGATTTCTTAGCCGACGAAGACCAGAGGCAGCCATTGGTCTTGAAGTTCTTGAAAGAGGCCTTAAACGGCGCCTTGCTCCAGTCGGTTTTCACAAGACCGCCTCTTGTGGCCCAATTATCCGCATCCCAGAGGCTTGAGTAGAGTCTCATGGCTTGGTTTGAAGGATATGGAATACCTCGCGATTGTAAGTTTCTGAACACTCTTATTGGCGTTTCATCAACGTACCATCTAAGTATAATAAAGAATGATGCGAGTAGTTTAATCTCAACgatataatcataatattaaagaaaacaaaaaattaaatcacataaaaataacaaatggcccaataaattattgagttaGTATATTCTCAATAAAGGATTGATTAAATCTCCTAAATTGAATAGACAGGTCTTTATAAATCAATAGAGTAATTAAGGGTTTCAACTTAATCactttaaaattgatattatgTTCACTATCAAAATTACAGTCactttttaaaatggttaaagtAAGAATTAagagtgaatttttttttttttgaattaaggagaactaatATGACATCTCACAACTTGAATTCGTGACTAGTTGATTTATTAAGATGACTTTTACGATTGAACTATTTTGGTGAAATTTTTGTAtaagtgaaaaataaattaaaaaaataatttttgattaattttttaattttctaataaatttggttagttttgatttttgataaaacaaaaaattattgtaGCAAATaggtaacaaaaaaaattaaggaatttaatgttagaaaaacataaaatttggGATGCTCAAATAggacaatttattcattttctcattctCGAATAAAAAAATCACGTACTTGTATGCccttattatttataaagtagGAGTACATTTATGATTTCATTCCGTTTTACTTCATATTGTATTTTACTCCAATTTGAGAAATTTATACGGgcattgaaaatatattttttctataataaattatataaaattatgtttttatataatatatattataatatattaaaaattcatattattataaaaaaaacttaaaactcttataaaatctaaaaacaaataaatatattcataatgttatatattaattgtatttattaatatttaaaaaagagtATAAAATTAAGCGgaaaaacacaaatatcatctaAGACAAATCCCCAAGTAGTTAAACCGAAACAAAATCGCCCCAAACATAAAAATTGTGTTTGGGGTTAAATCGTATAACAAAACTACATAGATAGATACTTACATGATGGATTGAGGATTCCAAAGGATGGAATAAGTATGAAATTCCAAAGTAGGATCAAACCACAAACGAAATTGTTGTTCCCTTCCTCCACGCCCTTCAATGAACACATTAGTATGAACAGTGTACGGATCTCCGGTCAAGTTCCCCAAGAATTCAAAATCTATCTCATTATGGTTTTTTCCTTGAGATGAAAGCTGGTTAATTAAGATTCAAACCCacaattaaattatgaattgcAAATACCGTACTAGACCCACGTAGTAGTCGACATAACCTAAGAGACCAAAATATCACGATTTCTATACAAACGGAATACACGAATATGGGGCGTTAGAAGTAACACTTACATAATAAGCGGTAACAGTTCCGGCAGAGTTTCCGGCCACAAGCTTTATTTCCATATCAACTCTACCAAATAAATACTCATCTTTTGACCGGAAACCGGCGCCGGAGGTTTGATCTAATGAAAGAATGATGAGACTCCCATTGTTGAATATCTTGGCTTTGTCATTTCCCCATGTTATATCAACTTGTTGATTCAAGTTTCCGGTTGCAATTAAACTAGTTGAAAATAAGATAACCATTATTATCAAAACtaaattaaccatttttttaaaataaatttgattgatgaagaagatgataatGATCAAAGTgggttttaatttataagtatttatagtgagaaaaaataatgaattaccTTCAATTTAGGGGTGGTGTCTATTTTGCTGATGTGGCTAATCAATGTCAACCACGTGTCAATCCAGCTGGCCGTCCAAATCATTACATTGGCCGATCATCATTTTGTAGCCACATATTTTGTTTCcgcttttttctttttatacatAACTAGGCGTGCTACTTTTAATttcttgttttaaattattattatttttagatcatttcaaataaatcataatttgatgggtactattttaattgaatttttaaaatactaaatttagAAATTACTTGTgctcaatttatttaaataattcaaagtatTTAAAGCCAGGATAGAGGTAACGAAGTTGAGACCGAAAGTCGACCACTTGTGcaagagaaagaaataaatttttttttttttgataatggCCGTGTTTGGGACAAAAATCTCACGAACATAgcaattttttcaaatttttttattaattaattttttttatctctcttttGCACTTGTGGCAGACTGTTTAAAATTCGTAGTCTTGTTTTCGTTATAACTTCGTTGCccaaattatttctctttaatattttacttgtttaaattcttttcatatataatttttaaaatagatcagctaattttatttatattcaccgacttttactttattttaattttaggttTAATTGAACTcgtaatttttgtttttttacataatttttaatatttaaactaatttatgggttaaataagaatatttttaataaatattgaatattgaaTATGATAACTTTAATATCTTGTCTAGTAGATGTTTTTACACCTTAAACTATGTAATCATtagaaaataatctttataaACCTTCTTATTGAATGGAAGGTCACATCCATTTTTGTCACTAgtcaaattattataagaatattatgaataattgatttagtaataataattattataaaattatttttatttaattagatttggCCTTTAGAATGGGTGGTGtttatttttaagagaaaatatgttacaaaattttatttttgagagttaataataataattaaaaaacaaaataagagcATTTTCCATTTGagaatattttacttatttctaGATGCTTCTAACAAGACTATACCCCCATTAATAGAGAATGTTCAAGATAGACCTTTCCACCAACTTCAACACGTTTTGTCCAATCAAATTTTCAATGAGagggttttctttttattaactaaggaaaataaatttgagatcACCTAATTCATAACTAaagaaaaaac
This is a stretch of genomic DNA from Impatiens glandulifera chromosome 4, dImpGla2.1, whole genome shotgun sequence. It encodes these proteins:
- the LOC124935325 gene encoding uncharacterized protein LOC124935325; this translates as MARGFILTTFLFILILSTFVVINRFFFENLLDFGKSSIISNYVPILPSIHINASAPTSETEEEIRILLGISTVAEQYQRRNFLRLVYNTQSTIGAKIDVKFVFCNLTNEEQKILVSLEIMRYDDIIILNCKENMNNGKTYTYFSSLPDMFKDSSNIEPYPPYHYVVKADDDTYFRLDALVESLRPLPREDLYYGYVIPCSSMNPFQRYMSGMGFLVSWDIVEWIKDSDIPKSHLDGPEDRVFGDWLHFGGRGKNRFNAKWSMYNYPEPPSSCTHDLWPNTIAVHLLKTRAKWIKTLTYFNVTKNVKASKLYHID
- the LOC124934357 gene encoding xyloglucan endotransglucosylase protein 7-like, whose translation is MVNLVLIIMVILFSTSLIATGNLNQQVDITWGNDKAKIFNNGSLIILSLDQTSGAGFRSKDEYLFGRVDMEIKLVAGNSAGTVTAYYLSSQGKNHNEIDFEFLGNLTGDPYTVHTNVFIEGRGGREQQFRLWFDPTLEFHTYSILWNPQSIIWYVDETPIRVFRNLQSRGIPYPSNQAMRLYSSLWDADNWATRGGLVKTDWSKAPFKASFKNFKTNGCLWSSSAKKSSCPSSNKGSSWLNQQLDGTNIQKLKSVQNKYMIYNYCADAKRFSKGFPGECKFVF